In Salarias fasciatus chromosome 20, fSalaFa1.1, whole genome shotgun sequence, a single window of DNA contains:
- the gnas gene encoding guanine nucleotide-binding protein G(s) subunit alpha, with amino-acid sequence MGCLGNSKTEDQRNEEKAQRETNKKIEKQLQKDKQIYRATHRLLLLGAGESGKSTIVKQMRILHVNGFNAEEKKQKIQDIKNNIKEAIETIVTAMSTLTPPVQLACPDNQYRIEYILNLVNQKDFEFPSEFYVHAKTLWQDDGVRACYERSNEYQLIDCAQYFLDKIDIVKQSDYTPTDQDLLRCRVLTSGIFETRFQVDKVNFHMFDVGGQRDERRKWIQCFNDVTAIIFVVASSSYNMVIREDNHTNRLQEALNLFKNIWNNRWLRTISVILFLNKQDLLADKVLAGKSKIEEYFPEFARYTTPDDASPEPGEDPRVTRAKYFIRDEFLRISTASGDGRHYCYPHFTCAVDTENIRRVFNDCRDIIQRMHLRQYELL; translated from the exons ATGGGTTGTTTGGGCAACAGTAAGACCGAAGACCAGAGAAATGAGGAGAAGgcacaaagagaaacaaacaaaaagatagagaagcagctccagaaagATAAACAGATATACAGAGCGACACACAGACTACTACTTCTAG GAGCTGGAGAGTCGGGAAAGAGCACCATAGTGAAGCAGATGAGGATCCTCCACGTCAACGGCTTCAATGCAGA agaaaagaagcagaaaattcAGGACATCAAGAATAATATTAAAGAGGCTATTGAG ACCATAGTAACAGCCATGAGCACCCTAACACCGCCGGTGCAGCTGGCCTGTCCAGACAACCAGTACCGGATCGAATACATTCTCAACCTCGTCAACCAGAAGGACTTTGAGTTTCCATCT GAGTTTTACGTTCATGCAAAAACACTGTGGCAGGACGACGGCGTCCGGGCGTGCTACGAGAGATCCAACGAGTACCAGCTAATTGATTGTGCACAATA cttTCTAGACAAGATTGACATTGTGAAGCAGAGTGACTACACTCCCACAGATCAG GACTTGCTGCGGTGCAGAGTACTGACATCAGGGATCTTTGAGACGAGATTCCAGGTGGACAAAGTTAATTTCCA CATGTTTGATGTCGGCGGTCAGAGAGACGAGCGTCGGAAATGGATTCAGTGCTTTAATG ACGTAACGGCCATCATCTTCGTGGTGGCCAGTAGCAGTTACAACATGGTGATCCGAGAGGACAATCACACCAACCGTTTACAGGAAGCCCTCAACCTCTTTAAGAACATCTGGAACAACAG ATGGCTGCGGACCATTTCTGTCATCTTATTCCTGAATAAACAGGACCTGCTAGCGGACAAGGTGCTGGCAGGGAAATCCAAGATCGAGGAATACTTTCCTGAATTTGCTCGCTACACTACACCCGATGACG CGTCACCAGAACCTGGAGAGGATCCTCGTGTGACAAGAGCGAAGTACTTCATTAGAGATGAATTCCTG AGGATCAGCACAGCCAGCGGGGACGGGAGGCACTACTGTTACCCCCACTTCACCTGCGCTGTGGACACGGAAAACATCCGCCGCGTCTTTAACGACTGTCGAGACATCATCCAGCGGATGCACCTGCGGCAGTACGAGCTGTTGTGA
- the LOC115407961 gene encoding vesicle-associated membrane protein-associated protein B/C-like isoform X1 encodes MARAEQVLVLEPQHELKFRGPFTDVVTATLKLTNPTDRNVCFKVKTTAPRRYCVRPNSGVIDAGSSINVSVMLQPFDYDPNEKSKHKFMVQSLLAPFDMTDMEGVWKEAKPEELMDSKLRCTFEMPLENDKTHESESNKPVSSSASVKTEHSVLPKSASASLDDGEVKKIMEECKRLQMEVQRLREENIKIREDDGLRKRKVTSAAAPHAASSMTASAMRDEGLSTRVLALCVLFFVIGVIIGKLAL; translated from the exons ATGGCCAGAGCAGAACAGGTCCTGGTGCTAGAGCCACAACACGAACTGAAATTCAGAG GCCCGTTTACAGATGTCGTCACTGCCACTCTGAAGCTCACCAACCCCacagacagaaatgtgtgtttcaaagTCAAGACTACCGCTCCCCGCAGATACTGTGTGCGCCCGAACAGTGGCGTCATTGACGCTGGAAGCTCCATCAATGTTTCTG TTATGCTTCAGCCGTTTGACTACGACCCCAACGAAAAGAGTAAACACAAATTCATGGTGCAGTCCCTGCTGGCTCCGTTCGACATGACTGACATGGAAGGAGTT TGGAAGGAGGCAAAGCCTGAAGAGCTGATGGACTCAAAGTTGAGATGTACATTTGAGATGCCGCTAGAAAATGACAAAACG CATGAGAGTGAAAGCAACAAACCTGtgtcttcctctgcctctgttAAGACCGAGCACTCAGTGCTGCCCAAGTCGGCCAGCGCCTCGCTGGACGACGGCGAGGTCAAGAAGATCATGGAGGAGTGTAAGCGGCTGCAGATGGAGGTGCAGAGGCTACGGGAAGAAAACATCAAGATCAGG GAGGACGACGGCCTGCGGAAGAGAAAGGTGACGTCGGCGGCCGCCCCTCACGCCGCCTCCTCCATGACGGCCTCGGCCATGAGGGACGAGGGCCTGAGCACCCGCGTCCTGGCGCTGTGCGTGCTCTTCTTCGTGATCGGAGTCATCATTGGCAAGCTGGCGCTGTag
- the LOC115407961 gene encoding vesicle-associated membrane protein-associated protein B-like isoform X2, translated as MARAEQVLVLEPQHELKFRGPFTDVVTATLKLTNPTDRNVCFKVKTTAPRRYCVRPNSGVIDAGSSINVSVMLQPFDYDPNEKSKHKFMVQSLLAPFDMTDMEGVWKEAKPEELMDSKLRCTFEMPLENDKTTEHSVLPKSASASLDDGEVKKIMEECKRLQMEVQRLREENIKIREDDGLRKRKVTSAAAPHAASSMTASAMRDEGLSTRVLALCVLFFVIGVIIGKLAL; from the exons ATGGCCAGAGCAGAACAGGTCCTGGTGCTAGAGCCACAACACGAACTGAAATTCAGAG GCCCGTTTACAGATGTCGTCACTGCCACTCTGAAGCTCACCAACCCCacagacagaaatgtgtgtttcaaagTCAAGACTACCGCTCCCCGCAGATACTGTGTGCGCCCGAACAGTGGCGTCATTGACGCTGGAAGCTCCATCAATGTTTCTG TTATGCTTCAGCCGTTTGACTACGACCCCAACGAAAAGAGTAAACACAAATTCATGGTGCAGTCCCTGCTGGCTCCGTTCGACATGACTGACATGGAAGGAGTT TGGAAGGAGGCAAAGCCTGAAGAGCTGATGGACTCAAAGTTGAGATGTACATTTGAGATGCCGCTAGAAAATGACAAAACG ACCGAGCACTCAGTGCTGCCCAAGTCGGCCAGCGCCTCGCTGGACGACGGCGAGGTCAAGAAGATCATGGAGGAGTGTAAGCGGCTGCAGATGGAGGTGCAGAGGCTACGGGAAGAAAACATCAAGATCAGG GAGGACGACGGCCTGCGGAAGAGAAAGGTGACGTCGGCGGCCGCCCCTCACGCCGCCTCCTCCATGACGGCCTCGGCCATGAGGGACGAGGGCCTGAGCACCCGCGTCCTGGCGCTGTGCGTGCTCTTCTTCGTGATCGGAGTCATCATTGGCAAGCTGGCGCTGTag
- the LOC115407973 gene encoding charged multivesicular body protein 4b has protein sequence MSLLTKIFGGGGKGGKGPSPQEAIQKLRETEEMLTKKQEFLEKKIEQELQIAKKNGTKNKRAALQALKRKKRYEKQLAQIDGTLSTIEFQREALENANTNTEVLKNMGFAAKAMKSAHENMDIDKVDDLMQDITEQQELAQEISDAISKPVGFGEEFDEDELLAELDELEQEELDKNLLEIGGPENVPLPNVPSTSLPSRPAKKEEDEDDIEDLQRWAMEAM, from the exons ATGTCGTTGCTCACTAAGATCTTCGGAGGGGGAGGAAAAGGGGGAAAGGGACCGAGTCCGCAGGAGGCGATCCAGAAGCTCCGAGAGACGGAGGAGATGCTAACGAAGAAACAGGAATTTCTAGAGAAAAAGATcgagcaggagctgcagatcGCCAAGAAGAACGGCACGAAAAACAAACGAG CGGCGCTGCAAGctttgaaaagaaagaagcgGTACGAGAAGCAGCTCGCCCAGATCGATGGCACGCTGTCGACCATCGAGTTCCAGAGGGAAGCTCTGGAGAACGCCAACACCAACACGGAAGTGCTCAAGAACATGGGCTTTGCTGCCAAGGCCATGAAGTCCGCTCATGAAAACAT GGACATCGATAAGGTGGACGACCTGATGCAGGACATTacggagcagcaggagctggcTCAGGAGATCTCTGACGCCATTTCCAAACCTGTTGGCTTTGGAGAGGAGTTCGATGAG gacGAGCTGCTGGCGGAGCTGgatgagctggagcaggaggagctggacaaaAACCTGCTGGAGATCGGGGGACCGGAGAACGTCCCACTGCCCAACGTGCCTTCGACTTCATTACCTTCCAGACCTG ccaagaaagaggaggatgaagacgaCATCGAGGACCTGCAGCGCTGGGCGATGGAAGCCATGTAG